One Streptomyces dangxiongensis genomic window, CGGGAGAGCGTGTCGCGACCGAAACGGCCGAGGCCGCTCTGGTTCTCGGCGGGCCGGCCGAGACCGTCGGCGAGGACCTGGTTGCCGCTGATGCCCTCGTTGACGACGCTGTAGCGCGGCAGTTGACGCCCGCCTTCCAGGGCGCCGCGCAGCCGGCCGGCGAGGATGTCGGGCCAGCGGTGGTTGGCGCCCGTGGTGGAGGTGATGCCGTCGGTGATGGAGTCACCGAAGACGACGACGGTGCCGTCGGCCTCGTTGCTGAGGACGTCGAGCGCCGTCAGATATCGCCAGTAGGGGGTCTGTTGCGTGTACGGGGCGCCGGTCACGTCCTCGGCGCGCTCGCCGTCGGCGACGAAGGACGTCTGGCGGGCGTGGGGGTGGTAGGTGACCGGCCCGGAGGCGGTGGGGGAGTAGGTGGTGACGAGGACGTCGCTGCCGCGCGGGATGGTGAGGCGTACGGCGTCGCTGACGGTCTGTCCGCCCGCGGGGACGACGACGCCGGTGCCGCCGTCGAAGGTGAGACGGCGCATCGTCGTCGCGTCGGCCGCCGCGGTGCCGTCCCCGGCCGAGAGCGCGATCGTGGCGTGGGTGAGGGTCAGCGGTGACTGGCCGTACAGATTGGAGAGCGTGATGCGGGCACTCGTACCGCCGGTGGCGGTGTGGACGACGTTGCGGACCGAGCGGCCCGCCATGCCGGCCGCCTCGGTGCCGGGTTCGCCGCCGACC contains:
- a CDS encoding SGNH/GDSL hydrolase family protein; amino-acid sequence: MTKRHGYAVLCALVALVAALSAAIYVTVAADDGTAGTVRGTLADSRPHRDSAAAPASTGTWVGAWATAPVGGEPGTEAAGMAGRSVRNVVHTATGGTSARITLSNLYGQSPLTLTHATIALSAGDGTAAADATTMRRLTFDGGTGVVVPAGGQTVSDAVRLTIPRGSDVLVTTYSPTASGPVTYHPHARQTSFVADGERAEDVTGAPYTQQTPYWRYLTALDVLSNEADGTVVVFGDSITDGITSTTGANHRWPDILAGRLRGALEGGRQLPRYSVVNEGISGNQVLADGLGRPAENQSGLGRFGRDTLSRTNARAVVIDLGVNDILRNRELADPDRIVTGLRTLVRQAHARGLKAVGATLMPFRGHRGFTPAREAVRQQVNARIRAGGVYDAVVDFDRALRDPYDPRRLRAEYDSGDHLHPGDLGFARMAEVFDLRTLRGAGQTEL